A stretch of Lutra lutra chromosome 9, mLutLut1.2, whole genome shotgun sequence DNA encodes these proteins:
- the ROMO1 gene encoding reactive oxygen species modulator 1: MPVAVGPYRQSQPSCFDRVKMGFVMGCAVGMAAGALFGTFSCLRIGMRGRELMGGIGKTMMQSGGTFGTFMAIGMGIRC; the protein is encoded by the exons ATGCCGGTGGCCGTGGGGCCCTACAGGCAGTCCCAGCCGAGCTGCTTCGACCGCGTGAAGATGGGCTTTGTGATGGGCTGCGCAGTGGGCATGGCGGCTGGGGCGCTCTTCGGCACCTTTTCCTGTCTCAG GATCGGAATGCGGGGTCGGGAGCTGATGGGCGGAATCGGGAAAACCATGATGCAGAGTGGCGGCACATTTGGCACATTCATGGCCATCGGGATGGGCATCCGATGCTAA
- the RBM39 gene encoding RNA-binding protein 39 isoform X5, with protein sequence MQLAARIRPRDLEEFFSTVGKVRDVRMISDRNSRRSKGIAYVEFVDVSSVPLAIGLTGQRVLGVPIIVQASQAEKNRAAAMANNLQKGSAGPMRLYVGSLHFNITEDMLRGIFEPFGRIESIQLMMDSETGRSKGYGFITFSDSECAKKALEQLNGFELAGRPMKVGHVTERTDASSASSFLDSDELERTGIDLGTTGRLQLMARLAEGTGLQIPPAAQQALQMSGSLAFGAVAEFSFVIDLQTRLSQQTEASALAAAASVQPLATQCFQLSNMFNPQTEEEVGWDTEIKDDVIEECNKHGGVIHIYVDKNSAQGNVYVKCPSIAAAIAAVNALHGRWFAGKMITAAYVPLPTYHNLFPDSMTATQLLVPSRR encoded by the exons ATGCAGCTGGCAGCAAGAATTCGGCCAAGGGATTTGGAAGAGTTTTTCTCTACAGTAGGAAAG gttcgAGATGTGAGAATGATTTCTGATAGAAATTCAAGACGTTCCAAAGGAATTGCATATGTGGAGTTTGTTGATGTTAGCTCAGTGCCTCTAGCAATAGGATTAACTGGCCAACGTGTTTTAGGAGTGCCAATCATAGTACAAGCATCACAG GCAGAAAAAAACAGAGCTGCAGCAATGGCGAACAATCTACAAAAGGGAAGTGCTGGACCTATGAGGCTTTATGTGGGCTCGTTACACTTTAACATAACTGAAGATATGCTTCGGGGAATCTTTGAGCCTTTTGGAAGG attgaaAGTATCCAACTCATGATGGATAGTGAAACAGGTCGATCTAAGGGATATGGATTTATTACG TTTTCTGATTCAGAATGTGCCAAGAAGGCTTTGGAACAGCTTAATGGATTTGAGTTAGCAGGAAGACCAATGAAAGTTGGTCATGTTACTGAACGTACTGATGCTTCCAGTGCTAGCTCATTCTTGGACAGTGATGAACTGGAAAGGACTGGAATTGACTTGGGAACAACTGGTCGTCTCCAATTAATGGCAAGACTTGCAGAAG GTACAGGTTTGCAGATTCCACCAGCAGCACAGCAGGCTCTACAAATGAGTGGCTCTTTGGCATTTGGTGCTGTGGCAG AATTCTCTTTTGTTATAGATTTGCAAACAAGACTTTCTCAACAGACTGAAG cttcagcTTTAGCTGCAGCTGCCTCCGTTCAGCCTCTTGCAACACAGTGTTTCCAACTTTCTAACATGTTTAACCCTCAAAC AGAAGAAGAAGTTGGATGGGATACAGAGATTAAAGATGATGTGATTGAAGAATGTAATAAACATGGAGGAGTTATTCATATTTATGTTGACAAAAATTCAgctcag GGCAACGTGTATGTGAAGTGCCCATCAATTGCTGCAGCCATTGCTGCTGTCAATGCATTGCATGGCAGGTGGTTTGCTG GTAAAATGATAACAGCAGCATATGTACCTCTTCCAACTTATCACAACCTCTTCCCTGATTCTATGACAGCAACACAACTACTGGTTCCAAGTAGACGATGA